The genomic window TGACTGGGCAACTGCCGCCAAGTGCTCTGAGCCGTGATGTTTGTGGTCAAAATTGTGTGACCACTGTAGGCGTGGCGCAAGGCCAGAAACTCCAGCGAACCAGTGGCGTACTGCGCCAATTGGATAGCTGTCTCATTCGCCTCAGAGCCACTCGGCGAGAAAAAACTTTTCTGCAAGGAGCCGGGAGTGATCTCCGCCATCTTTTCCGCAAGATCCACAATCGGCGCATTGGGATAGAGCGTCGAGGAATGCAAAAGCTTTTGGGACTGGCTCAGCACCGCCTCAGTTACGCGGGGATGGTTGTGGCCAACACTGGTCGTAAGAATGCCGCCAAAAAAATCCAGGTAGGACTGACCAGCGACATCCCAGACCTGAGCTCCCTGACCTCGATCCAGCACCACAGGCTCAGCGTAGTAGTTGGACACACAGGGCCAGAGGTACTCGCGGTGCTTTTCGGCAATGGCCTGAGTGGGTTGAATATCTTGCCCCATGGGAGGTTCAGAGAGGTTATGTGTAGTAAAGTGACCTCTTAACTTACCACCGGATAACCCTTGGTCGACTGCATGGTTTGTAACGGTTTGCGCAAAAACGTAGGTCTTTGTGCTCTGGTGGGAAGGCTGACCGATGGAAGATTTTCTCATTTCCAGCAAGGGTTTAAGGAAGATTCCTGCCCCCACTGCTGGAGCGGTGTAAAGGCTTCTAACTCAATTAGCTTGCAGAATTAGGGCCAATTGGCACTTCTGTATATATAATCGAGCGCAGTTTGTCTCCATTTACTCATTACTCAGACTTGGTTTGGCAAGGAGCTGAAATGAAACGGATGCTACGCAGGTGCAGTCTAGGACTAGCCCTGATCTTCCTCGTGGGCTTGCAGACCAAAGTGGCAACAGCCGCTGCCTTAGTGCGTGTTCTGGTTCACGAGGAAGCCAGCAACTCTATGGCGGTATCAGTCTCTCTGCCCGCAACGCTCCAGACTCAGGGGCAACCGTTGCAACGGTTAGAGCCGGGGCAATGGTACTCTCTACCCACGAGTGTGGTCAGCCGCATCCAGCCAGCTGCAGGCGGCTTGGTTCGAGTTGGCAACACCTGGTACCCAGGCATGATTGAGGTGCGCCCTCGCCGTGGTGAGGGGATAGCAATTAACATTTTGCCGGTTGAAGAGTATCTGCGTGGCGTTGTGCCCAATGAGATGCCCGCCAGCTGGCATATGGACGCACTCCAAGCTCAAGCTGTAGCTGCCCGCACCTACGCTCTGCGCACCCAATCTAGCCGTAAATGGGGCAGTAACCCGTTTGACTTAGTTGATGACACCCGCGATCAGGTTTATCGCGGTTTTTACTATTTCGACTCCCGAAACAACCGCAACGTGCCCAAGTTCCATCGCCGCACTGATGAGGCCATTGCCGCAACCCGTGGCATCGTCATGGGCAATGCCGCGGGCTACTATCGCGCCCGCATTACCAATAGCTGGATCCCCTACAACGGCGGCTACATGCCCAATCCCGATGGCGAACACCTGGACCAGGAAATGACTCAGGCGATGGCTGAACGGGGCTGGAATTGGCAGCAAATCATTGCCTGGTGGTACAACAACCCCCAACTGCAACGTTTGCAGCAGCTTTAAGCCGCCCAATACCTGACCCATGAAAGTCTCTCTGGAGTACCTGTACCACTTCTGCTGCGATTATTGCGGCAGTTGGTGGAGCCGTGCGGATATTGAGCCCGTGTCAGGAGAGCAGGTTCACTGCCCTCGCTGCGGTAAGCTCAACACGGTTGATGCAATCCAGACCTTCCGTAACGCTGCCAGAGGGTCTTGTCTCCAGAAGGCACCAGATCCCCACGTACCCTAAAAGCCCTGCCTCCTAGAGAGTGGAGAAGCAGGGCTCTATTGAGGGCTATCGGACTAAACGAGCCCCCCTAGGGTTGCTCTAGAACACCAATACGGCACTGTTGGTCTTGACTAGCAGTAGCCAAGTTTGCGGTGATGCGTTCCAGTTGGCTCAGCCGCTCCCCCATTTGCTCCAGTTGTTCCTCTGGCCATTTTTGCAAGTCGGTCCAAGCGTTAATTGATCGGCTCACCCCCATTGCTGCTAGTCATTGCTCAACCTCTTCGTCCGGCCCGTAACCACTTAGAGTAGCGGGCTGACGAATAACTCAAAATCCTCAAAGAAGACCAAACCCTTAGTTGTTGGCCAAGGCTAACAACTAAGGGTTTGGCTAAACCTTAATTAGGCAATTAGGCGAGAGTTATAGCAGACCCCAGAAGTGCAGAATGCCCTGGTTGCTAACCAACTCAATGATTACAGCAGCGGCAAAACCGATCATTGCCAAACGACCATTCAGGCTTTCAGCGCTGGGCGTGAAGCCAAACTTGGGGCCGTTGGCTTCAGCAGCCTTGGTGTTAGATTCCATAACGTTTGACCTCTTCTAGAACGGACGAGCAACTAACTAGTTTCAGACAAACAATTCCAGACAACGAGCCGTAAGCCGGAGGCCTACGTTAAAGAATGTAACAAGCCCGCCAGCTAACAGCAACGTTTTCTTCACAGTCCGCTGTGAAGACGAGGCGCAATTTGGCTAGAGGTTTCCCCCAGGGCTTCGGTCAACGGCTAGGGAACTAGACGAGCGAAGCGCTTTTTGCCAACCTGAAGCACCTTGCCGGTTAACTGTTCAGGGCTCTCAAAGCTGAGATCAACCTGGTCAATTTTCTGGCCGTCAAGCTTGACAGCCCCACTTTGAATCTGGCGTCGCGCCTCAGAGGAGCTAGCACATAGACCACTAGCGCTCAGTAGATAGAACACCGGCGCGGGAAACTGAATATTGGCTAAGGAGAATTCCGGTACACTAGCTGCTGCTGCTGCGTTGCCTTCACTCACCAAGGCGCGGGCGCTATCTTGAGCCTGTTTAGCTAGTTCCGCTGAGTAATACTGACTGACGACCTCAAGGGCTAAAAGCTTTTGCCGTTCGCGGGGATCAGAGGGGAGTTGGTCTAAAGGCAGGTTCGTGAGCAATTCAAAGTAGTTAAAGATCTGAGTATCAGGCACTTTCTCCAGCTTGGAGTACATACTCAGGGGGTCTTCGGATAGACCGACATAGTTGCCCAAAGACTTGGACATTTTTTGGTGCCCATCCAAACCAATCAACAGTGGCATAGTCAAACAAAACTGCGGTGACAGACCGAAGTGTTGTTGTAGATCCCGTCCCACCAGCAGATTGAATTTCTGGTCGGTGCCGCCTAGTTCGACATCAGCTTTTACGGCTACAGAGTCATAGCCCTGCATCAGGGGATAGAGAAATTCGTGCAGATAAACAGGATTGTTCACCTGCATTCGCTCAGCAAAGCCTTCCTTAGCTAGCATTTGGCTAACGGTCATGGTTGCCAGCAGCTTAATAATTTCTTGCAAGTCTAGCTTGGCAAGCCATTCGGAGTTGTAGCGAATCTCCAGACGTCCAGGTGTGTCAAAGTCTAGAACTGGACGCAACTGTTCAAGATAGGTCTGAGCGTTGGTTTGAACCTGCTCTTCGCTTAATTGGCGACGCACTTCAGATTTGCCAGTAGGGTCGCCAATGCGAGCTGTGAAGTCACCAATAATCAGCACAGCAGTGTGCCCAGCATCTTGAAAAGCACGCAGCTTGCGGAAAACAAGGCTGTGGCCCAAGTGAATATCGGTGCCCGTCGGATCAATGCCAAGTTTGATGCGCAGAGGCAGTTCGGCTGATTCTAGACGCTTCCAGAGATTGTCCTCAGGACTATTCGGAAAGACTTCGACAATGCCTCGGCGTAGCAAGGTCAGAGAATGGGGGTCAGTTACGCTCACAGTCTTCAATAGCCAGTCAGGCCAGGATGGAGGCCACGCTTAAGTCAGTGGACAATATCCCTGAAGTCTACCCCATGCAGTTGTCCGCTTAGAACTGCTGGTTAGAACTGCGAGCTGAGGAATTAGCTTTCGCAACACTGATCGCAGCTGTTTCTTGAAATTTAAAAGTACTAGGGATTCGTTTAAACCCTGCCTCGGATCGTGTTTGAAACCTGCCCAGAAAATAGGGTCAAAGTAAACTTTGACTTGCAGCAGATCTCTGACTGGTACTCGGCCTAAAAAGCCTTATATCTGCTTCTATCCTGCCGCCTGTTCCTGCCACCACAGTTTTCCGCTCGCGGTTGCCGTCTGGGGTAAGCTAACCTTTAATTTCTGCTGTCTCAGGACCTGAGCTTGTCAAGAGGCCACTACCAAATTCAGCTAGATGCTAGCTGAACTTCCCAGGATGGTGCTTAGTTCCCCAGAATTGGGGGGCCAGGGAAAGAGCGTCTAAGTTCTGATCAGAAATGGGTAAAGTATAAAATCTACTACTTAGACAAGCTCCCCTTTTAGGATGGCCTCAAGCCAGGGGTGGGCAGACTATAATCCACTCGATTCACCCAGACCCCAGGACCGCCGTGTCTTCTAAGAGTCTCAAACACAAGCAGAAGCAGCCCTCGCGCCCACCCGAGACTCTGGCTTATGTGCAGTCTGTGGGTAAAGCAGTGGGTGGGTCACTACTGGCCGTGACGCTATTGGGCAGCTCGGTCGTTGCGGGTGCCCTTTCAGGTTTGGCCCTGAGCTTCCGTGATTTGCCAGATGTGCGGGTGCTCAAGGGCTATGTGCCCACAGAGACAACTCATATTTACGACATCACAGGTAAGCCGATCGATAGTGTCCACGGTGAAGCCAACCGTGAAGTTGTCCCGCTTAATTCGATGTCACCCAACCTCAAGCGAGCGGTGCTGGCAATCGAAGACAGCTACTTCTATTCTCATCGCGGCGTTGACCCCAACGGCATTGCTCGGGCCTTTATCAGCAACTGGGAAAGAGGTTCTGTGGTCGAGGGTGGCTCCACCGTTACCCAGCAGTTGGTGAAGAATCTGTTTCTGTCGCCTGAGCAAACCTTCAACCGCAAGGTAGCAGAAGCAGTTCTGGCGATGCGCCTAGAGCAGATCTTTGACAAGAACGAAATCCTGGAGATGTACCTCAACCAGGTCTATTGGGGACACAACACATATGGCGTAGAAACAGCAGCCGAGAGCTACTTCAACAAGTCGGCATCTGAACTAACACTGGCTGAGTCCGCGATGATGGCCGGGCTGATTCAGGCGCCCGAAGTCTTTAGCCCCTTCATGGACTACACGCTTGCTAAACAGCGCCAGTTGTTGGTGCTGAACCGCATGCTAGAGCTGAAGTGGATTACGGCTGCCGAATACAAGCAGGCCCGCCAGCAGCCGTTGCAGCTGGGCGAAATCACCTCATTCCGTCGTAGCGAAGTGCCTTGGATTACTGAGGCGGTGATTCAAGAGTTAACTGACCGCTTCGGCTCAGACGCCATCCTTAAGGGCGGCCTGCGGGTTCAAACCACAGTGGACTTGCGCCTACAACGTATTGCGGAAGAAACGGTGCGCGGAGAGCACGCTAAATTGCGCCGTCGAGGTCTGCGAGCTGACCAAATGGCCCTGGTGTCCCTTGACCCGCGTACAGGCTTTGTCAAAGCAATGGTGGGTGGCGTTAATTACGAAAAGAGCCAGTTCAACCGTGCCCTACTGGCCAAACGCCAACCTGGCTCAGCCTTCAAACCTTTTGTCTACTACGCCGCTTTCGCCAGTGGCCGCTACACGCCGGAATCCTTTATTTCTGATTCGCCGGTCAGCTACCGCGATGGCAATGGCTGGTACTCACCGCAGAACTACGACAACTCCTTCATGGGCGGCATTAGCATTCGCAAAGCTCTAGAGTTATCACGTAATATCCCCGCCATTCGCCTTGGCAAAGCGGTAGGTATGGAGAAAGTCGTCGAGACTAGCCGAACCCTAGGGATTACCAGTCCGATGGAGCCAGTCACCTCCTTGCCTTTGGG from Leptolyngbya sp. FACHB-261 includes these protein-coding regions:
- the tyrS gene encoding tyrosine--tRNA ligase, which translates into the protein MSVTDPHSLTLLRRGIVEVFPNSPEDNLWKRLESAELPLRIKLGIDPTGTDIHLGHSLVFRKLRAFQDAGHTAVLIIGDFTARIGDPTGKSEVRRQLSEEQVQTNAQTYLEQLRPVLDFDTPGRLEIRYNSEWLAKLDLQEIIKLLATMTVSQMLAKEGFAERMQVNNPVYLHEFLYPLMQGYDSVAVKADVELGGTDQKFNLLVGRDLQQHFGLSPQFCLTMPLLIGLDGHQKMSKSLGNYVGLSEDPLSMYSKLEKVPDTQIFNYFELLTNLPLDQLPSDPRERQKLLALEVVSQYYSAELAKQAQDSARALVSEGNAAAAASVPEFSLANIQFPAPVFYLLSASGLCASSSEARRQIQSGAVKLDGQKIDQVDLSFESPEQLTGKVLQVGKKRFARLVP
- a CDS encoding SpoIID/LytB domain-containing protein; this translates as MKRMLRRCSLGLALIFLVGLQTKVATAAALVRVLVHEEASNSMAVSVSLPATLQTQGQPLQRLEPGQWYSLPTSVVSRIQPAAGGLVRVGNTWYPGMIEVRPRRGEGIAINILPVEEYLRGVVPNEMPASWHMDALQAQAVAARTYALRTQSSRKWGSNPFDLVDDTRDQVYRGFYYFDSRNNRNVPKFHRRTDEAIAATRGIVMGNAAGYYRARITNSWIPYNGGYMPNPDGEHLDQEMTQAMAERGWNWQQIIAWWYNNPQLQRLQQL
- a CDS encoding transglycosylase domain-containing protein — translated: MSSKSLKHKQKQPSRPPETLAYVQSVGKAVGGSLLAVTLLGSSVVAGALSGLALSFRDLPDVRVLKGYVPTETTHIYDITGKPIDSVHGEANREVVPLNSMSPNLKRAVLAIEDSYFYSHRGVDPNGIARAFISNWERGSVVEGGSTVTQQLVKNLFLSPEQTFNRKVAEAVLAMRLEQIFDKNEILEMYLNQVYWGHNTYGVETAAESYFNKSASELTLAESAMMAGLIQAPEVFSPFMDYTLAKQRQLLVLNRMLELKWITAAEYKQARQQPLQLGEITSFRRSEVPWITEAVIQELTDRFGSDAILKGGLRVQTTVDLRLQRIAEETVRGEHAKLRRRGLRADQMALVSLDPRTGFVKAMVGGVNYEKSQFNRALLAKRQPGSAFKPFVYYAAFASGRYTPESFISDSPVSYRDGNGWYSPQNYDNSFMGGISIRKALELSRNIPAIRLGKAVGMEKVVETSRTLGITSPMEPVTSLPLGAVDLTPIEMASAYGVFATNGFKSEPTFIARVTSNSGRVILDNNPDPQLVLDPWAAASLNSVLQGVVTQGTGKAAQLGDGRPVAGKTGTTSSERDIWFVGYVPQMVTAVWVGNDDYRPLGGGATGGGFVAPIWKDFMTKALKGVPAEKFDPPSNFERP
- a CDS encoding chlorophyll a/b-binding protein, which encodes MESNTKAAEANGPKFGFTPSAESLNGRLAMIGFAAAVIIELVSNQGILHFWGLL